The Deinococcus aerolatus genomic sequence ACGTCAAGGCTGTGGTGTTCATGGGTGAACATCACTCCCGCCGCACGCAGGCGGCTCTCGAGTTCATCAAGGTCCTGCGCTTCAGGCAGGTTCACGTTCACGCGCAGCAGCCCGCTGGATCCCCGGGGAGCGGGGGCACCATGTTCGCTCTGCCAGGTGTTCAGCCCAAAATGGTGGTGGTACCCGCCCACGGAGATGAACAGGGCGCCGGGCCAGCGAGACACCACGTCGAAGCCCAGCACGCCGCGGTAGAAGGCCTCCGTCGCCTGGAGGTCGGTGACCCGCAGGTGCACGTGCCCGAGGGTGGTCCCTTCAGGCAGGCTGTCGAAAGGCGTATTCGCGCCGGGCTCGGCGAGCAGGCTGTTCATGTCGATGGGGTCGCCGGCCATCTGCACCTGACCGTCCTGCCAGCGCCAGGTGTCGCGCGGACGGTCGCGGTACACCTCGATGCCGTGCCCGTCCGGGTCGTTGAGATAAAAGGCTTCGCTGACAAGGTGGTCACTCTGGCCGGTGCGCAGGCCCAGTCGCGCCGCATGCTGGACCCAACGGGCCAGGTCAGCGCGGGTGGGAAGCAGGACCGCGAGGTGGTACAGGCCGGGTGAGGATGGGGGGGCGGGGTGCGCGCCCGGACGGGTTTCCAGAGCAAGCAGGGGGCGGTCAGGAAGGCCGAGGGTGACGCGCTCAAGGGTGGAGGTCAGCACGGTCATCCCAAGGAGCTGCCGGTAGAACGTGACGCTGCGGTTCAGGTCCGCGACGGTGAGTTCAATGGCGCCGAGCGTGAGGTCCGTGCGGGTCAGGGTAGGGGTGGGCAACTGAGTCATGGAGCGCTCCTTGGGAGGGGGGACAGGACCATCACGAGTATGGCGGTCCTGGCAGATCATCGCGTCGGTGCAGTGGGGACGCGCCCAGGCTTCAGACGAGGAATTTCCAGGTGCTGGTGAAGTTCGTGTTCTGGGTGAATTGCAGCTGAGTCCCGAGGAACCCGAGGCCTTCAAGCCGACGGGCACGCTCCAGGGAACCCGCGTCGATGCCGCGCAGCCCGCCTGCATTCGCCAGTTCGACGATGGCCGTTATCGCGGCCCTGTCATCCCCGGCGATCAGCACGTCCAACGACTGGCCGGCCACGTGCCCCTCCACCAGTGTGCCGGCGAAGGTGGTATTGAAGGCCTTCACGACGTGGCTGTCAGGGATGAGCGTCGCGGGTTCTTCTGCAGCGCTGGTGTGGCCACTGATGGGCAGGCCCGTGAAGTCGGCGGTGAGGGGATTGCTGATGTCCACCACGACCTTGCCGGCCAGCTGATCTCTGAGCTGCTGGGCGAGGTCCTGTACAGCCGTGTGGGACACCGCGAGCACAACCACGTCACTGGTCAGCGGCTGATCAAGCGTGGTGGCCTGGACCGTGACGTTGGGGACGCGGCCTGCACTTCAGCCGCGAGCGTCTGGGCGTCGCTGGGGTTGCGGTCGATGATGGTGATGGTGTTCCCGCCGCGGGCAGCGACGTGCGCGATGCCACGGCCCATGTTGCCGGCGCCGATGACGGTGAGGTGGGTCATATGGGTCTCCTTGAAGGGTGAATCAGGGTGAAGGGAGGGGGTTGTCGTGGAGGCGGGTGAAGGTGCTTGAATGGCTGAGGCGCGGGGCCTGCGGGTTACGTTCCAGACGGTCGCGCCGAGAACAGCAGCGGCCAGGAGCGCGAGAGTGATGGGAAGCATCCGCCCGGGTTAGGCGTTCCTGGTGCGAAGGGTATCGATGGCGTAGCGGCCAGCACCCGTCAGGGAGAGGGTGACGGTGGCAGCCAGCAGCGCGAGGGGGAATTCGACGCCGTTCGGGTTGAAGAAGCCGGCCTTGACGTGAACGAGGAGGAGCGCGCCGAGCATGTTGAGGGCGAGGAGGGGAGCGGCGATGCGGGTGAAGAGGCCCGCGACCAGGGCGGCGCCGCCCAGCAGTTCGATGAAGGCGATCAGGGGTGCGGTCAGCCCGGGGAAGGGGGCGCCCATGCCGGTGAAGGCCTCAACGGTGCCGGGCAGGGTGTAGATGGCGATCTTCTGGTAGCCGTGGGCAATGAAGATGATGCCGATCACGACGCGCAGGACGGCCAGAGCGATGTCGACGCGGTGAACGGTGGCGAAGGTGCGGGTCTGGCTGGCTTCTTGGGTGGTCATGATGTGCTCCTTGTACGTGCAAACGATAGGCGTGATAACGAGTATTTGACCGGAGAAAAGACTCAACGCGTCGTGGTCGAGTTCTGCCCAGCAGCTTCCTGAAGCAGCGTGAGCAGCAGGCTCAGCCGCTCCGGAGACAGGTGTTCGAACTGCTGATGGTGCAATGCTGCGAGCGGCGCGTCGAAGCGGTCCACCAGGGCCCGGCCTTGTGGCGAAAGGCGGGTCAGGACGACCCGGCGGTCGTGCTGGTTCCGGACACGCTCCACCAGATCCTGTTTGTCTAGGCGGTCGAGCAGCCGGGTGACGTCGGGATCCTTGTTGAGCAGTCGCTGGGCGATGTCGCCGCAGGTGAGAGGCTGGTCTCCGGCTCCACGCAGGATCCGCAGCACGTTGAACTGGGTGACGCTCAGGCCTTCGCCCTTGAACAGCTCTTCCGTATCGTCATGGA encodes the following:
- a CDS encoding VOC family protein, translated to MTQLPTPTLTRTDLTLGAIELTVADLNRSVTFYRQLLGMTVLTSTLERVTLGLPDRPLLALETRPGAHPAPPSSPGLYHLAVLLPTRADLARWVQHAARLGLRTGQSDHLVSEAFYLNDPDGHGIEVYRDRPRDTWRWQDGQVQMAGDPIDMNSLLAEPGANTPFDSLPEGTTLGHVHLRVTDLQATEAFYRGVLGFDVVSRWPGALFISVGGYHHHFGLNTWQSEHGAPAPRGSSGLLRVNVNLPEAQDLDELESRLRAAGVMFTHEHHSLDVRDPAGNALRFHAERTS
- a CDS encoding NADPH-dependent F420 reductase, whose translation is MLAVSHTAVQDLAQQLRDQLAGKVVVDISNPLTADFTGLPISGHTSAAEEPATLIPDSHVVKAFNTTFAGTLVEGHVAGQSLDVLIAGDDRAAITAIVELANAGGLRGIDAGSLERARRLEGLGFLGTQLQFTQNTNFTSTWKFLV
- a CDS encoding 3-hydroxyacyl-CoA dehydrogenase NAD-binding domain-containing protein, yielding MLPITLALLAAAVLGATVWNVTRRPRASAIQAPSPASTTTPSLHPDSPFKETHMTHLTVIGAGNMGRGIAHVAARGGNTITIIDRNPSDAQTLAAEVQAASPTSRSRPPRLISR
- a CDS encoding DoxX family protein, which produces MTTQEASQTRTFATVHRVDIALAVLRVVIGIIFIAHGYQKIAIYTLPGTVEAFTGMGAPFPGLTAPLIAFIELLGGAALVAGLFTRIAAPLLALNMLGALLLVHVKAGFFNPNGVEFPLALLAATVTLSLTGAGRYAIDTLRTRNA
- a CDS encoding MarR family winged helix-turn-helix transcriptional regulator, producing MTLTAPDIPHANLEHAAYLALQTLAVRLHDDTEELFKGEGLSVTQFNVLRILRGAGDQPLTCGDIAQRLLNKDPDVTRLLDRLDKQDLVERVRNQHDRRVVLTRLSPQGRALVDRFDAPLAALHHQQFEHLSPERLSLLLTLLQEAAGQNSTTTR